Within Triticum dicoccoides isolate Atlit2015 ecotype Zavitan chromosome 1B, WEW_v2.0, whole genome shotgun sequence, the genomic segment CATTTGCACAAGAAAGAAGAGTTGGAAATGCATAAAGTTCCTCAAGGGTCCTTGTATCATCCTCTTGGCGAACATATTACAGATCATCAAACCGAGAACCAAACTTAAAATCAGTTCCACCAAGTCTGGGGAAAGATGATGTAGGTTGTGTATCGCCACAGGTGCTAGTTCCAGCAGATTGGTGATCGCCATATATAGCTCtccgcatgctatcatcattaagtGGAGGAAGGTCAAAACTTTTAGAGATATTAAAATCACTCCAAGAATTTGGATTCCTCCGCAGCACATCTCCGCGAAGCAGTGATGGCTGGATTTTTTTCGAAATGGCAGCTTGCTGCATTCATTAAGAAGAAAAGAGTTGCCCGGTTAATTAGGGAAACATGGGCGAAAACCAGATACAAACGGCTGAAAGCCCCACATCAGAACACACTGGCACAAGCCCATACTCGTCGACGGCATGCCAAACACCACAACCAACGCCAACCAAACAAACACACAACAACGGGAGGCCCCGCTTCGCCAAGCAAGCCAGCCTCCCACCACTGCCGGAAAGAAGAAGTCGAGACTGCTATGGGAGGAGCAGACCGAGACTCTCCCGCAGAGGTGAAAAGGCAAGCACCCACAAGCCAAGCGCTCGTTATCGTAGACGACATGACGACGACCAACTTCGACGGCAACCTCGCCGTCCTCAAGACCCAAGGTCAGTGCACTCGAAGCCGTCAAGTtctcggggccgccgccccgacatccgCCGGTCCATCGTGCCATGCGCACTCCACCGGCACCgtcttccggggccgccgccccgacatgcCACCGCTCGCCTGGAGCTGCAACGTTGCATAACCCAGCCGCAAACAGCCCATGCTGCCCAGAGCAACCGTTTACTCATCGCACCACATCCCTGCAGCCCAGGATTGCCACCCAAGCCATGACAAGCTGCAACCCTGCCTCATGGAGTTGCCGCCGCACCGCTGCCCGAGACCGCCGTCCCGATGCACAACAAGGATCCGGGGCCGCTGCCCCGGCATACACCGCCCGTGACGACGAGAGAACACCACACGGCAGCGCACCACATCCCTGCAGCCCAGGGTTGCCACCCAAGCCATGACAAGCTGCAACCCTGCCTCATGGAGTTGCCGCCGCACCGCTGCCCGAGACCGCCGTCCCGATGCACAACAAGGATCCGGGGCCGCTGCCCCGGCATACACCGCCCGTGAGGCCGTGACGACGAGAGAACACCACACGGCAGCCAAAGGCTGGATTTTGATAGCAACATGGACCGAAGAAGTTGCAGCCCAAGCAAACACATCCCTGAAAAGGCGTTTCTACTGCGTTGGAAGATAAATTAGGGTTCCTCAAATATTGGATCCTTCGTCAAATCGTTGGCCGTGTTGTTGAGCACCACAGGCCAGCTACGCTCAAGGACTATAAGAAAAGGGGCGCGCGACCCTCGCCAGGGGCTTGCCGCCACCACAGTAGTGTCCGCTGGTCGTCGACGGCTACCCACCATTCCACGCATTCAGTTTGCCGGTCGCGCTGTCCGTCCCGGCGAGCCGTTGGAGTTGTTGGACCTTCCCGCGACCCTCCCCCGCTCTCACCTCCTTTCTTCAAAAAATCAAAGACAAAAGAGCGAGCGAAACTTCAAACGTGCCCCCCGACGTGTGGGGTCAGGAAGCTACGCGCCCCACGTGGTAGCCTCACGGGCAGAAGGCCACAGGGATCGCAGCCCCTCCCATCCATCCATCATCGGTGACACGCCGGCCCCGCCGCGGGACAGCGCCCCCGAAAAGCAGCGGAACAAACGAAAAGTTGGAAAAGGCACACGCACAGGTGACTCGACACGGTGAAAAAAGCCCACCCCCATCCCCCGAAGTTTCCAGGTATTTACGTTTCACCTTACCGCCTATGCCCAGGCCGGGCCGCGGCCCCGACCCCCATGCCGGAGAGGACAAACACAAACACGGCACGCGCGGCGCGGGGCAGGTCCAGGGCCAGGGCACGCACCACTGACAACGGTCCACACCACCTACCCACTGACGTGCGGGGCAGGCGTCAAGCGTGGATCGGCGTGTCAGCGGGCCgggagggtggtggtggtggaccggACGTTAAACCCCCACCGGCACCGTGCCCCTCGCCCGCTCCGCTCGCTCCCCGCTCGCTGCCGCGCCTCGGGACGGGCACCAACACCGCAACCAACAAACCAGTATTCCTAGATCCACTCGCCCTGCCGCGCCTGCCTGCCTGGGGTTTGGTTGGCTCGCTCGCTGCTGGCAATGCGGTGAAGAGTGAGGAGTGAGGAGTGGGGGGTGGAGCGGAGAGTGGGGACGGCGAGATGGGGTGCGCGCAGTCGCGGATCGAGAACGAGGAGGCCGTGGCGCGCTGCAAGGAGCGCCGCCAGTTCATGAAGGCGGCCGTGGCGGCGCGCAACGCCTTCGCCGCCGCGCACTCCGCCTACGCCTTCTCGCTGCGGGACACGGGCGCCGCGCTCTCCGAGTTCGCGCACGGGGAAGgggtgccgccgccgcccgccgcggagTCGTCCAAGGCAGCCAGGCTCTCGGCAGGCGGGGCCGGCGCGCCCAAGTCGGGGGCCGCGGCCGTGGCTTCCGCGGACGCGGCGGTGGAGGAGgtaatgccgccgccgccgcccctcgactcgctgcccccgcccccgccgccgctgccggagtTCTCGCCCTCCCCGGCCAAGATCCACCGCTCCATGAGCATGCCCATGCCGCCCAAGGACGTGGCCAGGGGGAGGGGCCCCGCCATGCTCCACGGCGACTCCATTAGGGAGGAGGACGATGAGGCGGACatggaagaggaggaagacgaggaggacgaTGCCCGTCTCGATGACCGCCGCCGGAGGCTGCGCCATCGCCAGCAGGCGCCGCCCGtctcgccgccgcctccggagacgCCGGTCACCCcccagccaccgccgcctccccctcccccgcccccgcccccgcttgACCCCAAGACCGGAGTTGACACGTGGGATTACTTCTTCTCCATGGAAGAGGGGATGGCATCTATTGCCACCGAGGACGAAGAGATCATCCCGGAGCCGGAGGACGAGAAGTACGTTCCTGCCTCGCCACCGCGCCCTCCCTCCTCGCCCCCTCCGCAAGCGGTTGTGCCGCCACGGGAGGAGTATGATGAGGAGGAGCCGCGCACGCCGGAGATGGTCACACCGCCTCCGTCGCTTCCGCCAAAGGCTCCTGGacagtccaagaagaagaagggcaaggggaaggggaaggggaagaataAGTCTGTGCACCACCAGCACACTGAGTCCGCGCCGCCGGTCACGGTGGTCGGTGGCTGGGGGAAGGCGGGGAAGGTTGTCCCCGCCGAGGTGCCACGCGTAGACCTGCTGCAGGTGCTTGCGGAGATCGACGATAGGTTCTTGAAGGCGTCAGAGAGCGCCGGGGAGGTTTCCAAGGCGCTGGAGGCGAACAGGATGCACTACCATTCCAATTTCGCCGACACTAGAGGTCAGTAGCTTGATTCTCCTCCTTAGTTgcaattttggatgttttacacTTAAGTGGTTGGCTTTGTGCTGCTTGTTGTTTGATCATATTTTGTGATGGCGATAGTGATGTGATGGATTCTTTGATGGTGAGAGAGGTCCAAAACTGGTGCTGGTTGTGGGGTTGCTAGAGAAGTAGAATGAGCTGGCCTTGTCCACATGCCGATGCACGGGGTGTTCCTGTAGCTGCTAGCAAGCTATTGGTATAAGAGTTCATCTTTAACTGGTAAAAGTGGTTCTCGGGTACAATTATTGGTTTGCATGGCATGATTGTTTGCTTTGACTATAAGTAAACAGATATATCGATAGAACGTTGCTACGCATACGACAATTGATGTACATTTTGGTACGACATCCCAAATCGCGTCGTCTACACAGGAGGCCAAATTAGCAACCGTGGCCGGACCGTGCAACAAAATGTCGTATGTGAAACACTTTTGTGTCTTTATGAATCATGCTTATGTGTCTCTAATGCGCGCATTGGATGACACATGGCATTTCTATTTCATATGGGAATTAGCATCTACTTCCTCTGTTCCTtgaactgccaaaacgtcttatatttaggaacggagggagtaaatgccATTCTTGGAACCTGTTCAATTTAAAATTTGAAGTGTTAAGAATATAAATGTTGCATTTTTGGTTAGTATCAGAGGCATATCTTATGGAAAATGTGCTGACAGTAACAAAAATGGTATATGGTCAAGTGAAGAAATTGACAACAGAGGAGCCAACGAGAGTGATGTATGGGATCTGAAACTTTTTCTTGTTCAATGCTCAGGAAAGTCTTGTCTTTGTCTTGTCTTGATCTAACTTCAGTTCATATCCAGCAGACCAGCACCATCTatgtttgaaataatgaatatgAGGTGAAAAATTGCAGATTCATTATCATGGAAGAATCTACGGCATTATAACCATAAAAGTAAAAGTAGGAACAAAGTTATCATCTAGTTTTATGCTTAACAACTCAAATTTATATGGACTTGCTATTTTAATCGAGGATGGTAAAAATTTATTACACACCCTGTTAGCAATTTAGCAGGCAATCATTCAGAATTAAGCACTATTGGTTTGAACTTGACATTCCAAATGCACATGTTATTATGTTAATGTTGTATATTTCCTTATGAATCAAGTTAGGTCCCCAATGTTTGGTAGGCACCAGTAGGTTTGCCTTTGCCCTCTTTTGGGTTCAAAGAGTTGGGCAGACGATTTTTTTCTCTTTGAGGTCCTGttgatgctactccctccgttccagaatatAAGTTGCATCAATTTTCGTGAAAGTTAACATATTTACGTTTGGCGAAGATTATATaataaaatatcaacatctacaatacaaaataaataaaatatggaAAAACTGTTCATGATGTTGATAcaaatttggtattgtagatatttatactttttcctgaaaacttggtcaatCATGCACAGGCTTGACTTTtgaaaaaactaatacaccttatattctggaacgGAGAGAGGATTATCTTACCAATTCTGCCTTCTGTTACATTAGGAACACAACATTGGTTCATGTTAGTTCCTTATTCCCCCCTTTACATCTAAACTTACATCAGCTTGTATATGAGAGATCCTAACCTAGCTGTTACAGCTTATTGTATGTTTTGTTGTAAGAGGATGTCTTTGTGTATCCTCCTGTTCAATTGTTCATGCATTCCCAGGCCAAAACTATATATGTAAACAAACATGAAAATTCTTAAAAGAGCTAGAGATTGTGGATACACTAGCTGGATGCTCATGTATTGCTAAGGTAAAAAAATATCATTTGGGTTAGCCTTTTCCTCCGTGCTCAACAGGGCTCTGCCCCAGCCCGCGTCGTGCCCTTGCTGCCACACTCAACCAGACTTGCTGTCCTGACATACAAATTGTGTCCCATTGGACTGTCTTGGACTTACTCAAGAGCGACAAACAGAATTGGCCTGGttgtctgctgctgctgctgcctgctGCCTTGTCCGATGGTGGTGATTGGTGGAAAATGAGAGGCTGTGGAAggggagagaattccttatttgacccTTTCTTAAAATATACTTCCCTTTTTGGCCCTACAAAATTATTTCTTCCCTTTTTGACACCTAACCTTCATTTTATTCCCTTAATGACATTTCCATCACTTTTGGCCACTAACAGTCAGGTGCAACTCAAAAAGTCTTTTTTACCCCTGCTTTAGCTCACatgcaaaaagaagaagaaaccccaTGACCGAACTTCTCTCCCTATTTCCCACCCCGGGTCGATGCTGCTGCTGCTCATGGCGGGGTGGAGGGTGACGGATCGTCGACCTCGGCATCCATGGAACGGCATGTGCCCATGAGCGTGTTCCAGTGCTGCTCGCATGTCCCGGTCGTTTTTGTTGGTGTTAAACACGACAGTAGCATCCCATACATGTGCGTGTATGTATGTGTCCGTATGGGACTGGTGTCACTACACCACGGTAGCTAAAAGAAGGCATAGGAGTTGTGTAGTGTGCAACTCGCCGGGCTACGTAGCTAGCTGTGCTAGCTTTGATCGATCAAAAGGGATGGAGCCAGCTGGGCTTAGGTAGCTAGCTGTGCTAGCTGGCGAAGGCGTTGGTGCATCTTGGCTGCCAGCAAGTGCGACTGCTGCGATGCAGTGGTTGGTGGCCGTGGCGTTGGCATCTGCGGCTGTGACTCTCGGCCGCTCTCGTCGTCCTCGTTTGCGTGCCGTGCACGTGGTGTATAGCCGCCGGTGCGCGCACTTTACTACTTGTTTGGAGGATTTGTTATGTGTACTTATAGTTTTAATAGTGTGTTAGTTAGAAGATTTAGGAGTATGTGTCAGAGTACTTTGAACGTGATAAATTGTACTTATCATAGGTATGATAATGTAAGTCGTGCAGATGTTTTCTACATCTTCTGTATGCACGGATCAGTTTAGCTAAGGGATTTTTTTTATTGAAGTGCATATATATGCAAAACGTTAGTGAACATATTTCAAAAAATCAGTGATTTCTTTTTTACTTGCATATCCTGGACAGTCACATAGTGCACTAGGGGCAAAAAGGTCTTTTCACCTCACACTTCACATTGTTAGTGACTAAAGGAGATGGAAATGTCATTGAGGGAACAAAATAAAGTTTAAGTGTCAAAAAGGTAAGAAAATTTAATTTTGGGCCAAAAAGGGAAGCAGATTTTAAGAAAgagccaaataaggaattctcttgtGGAAGGGACATGGGGATCCATGTAAAACAATTCGTGGGAGGGATGCCGAGGAGTTGCTGATCTTAGAATAAAGATTAGTCAAAGTTAATCGATTGGTTGTAGAGGTGGTTTTTGATCTGCTTCGAGGAGAGACATTCAAGCACTCACCAGATGAGTTCACCAAAATTTTGAATGTAATTTGGCCAAAGCGAAGAAAACAAAGAGGAAAAAGAGCCAAATAGAGCACTACTGTCGctagactagactagactagatGGCAATGTTATGTAAGTTTCAAAATATTACTGGTTAGTATCATGGGCCAAGCACTCATTTCTGTAACATGCTGATTAATTTCTGAAGTGCAAGTGATGAGACTAGTTAAACCATTTCAATGTCATGCAGAGAATTTCGTCAGTTGATTAGTAATAACACTATTAGCCCCGTCCAGTCTTGGTACATCATGTGCTTATAGGTTACTTTGGCCATTGGAAATCATTTTAATGTGAGATAGTTTTCTGCAATATCTAGTCTGCAGTTCTTTAAGGAGGTGAGTGTAAAATAACTATTTCTTCAACTTTCTTTTAATCAAGACTACTATGTTTGACAGGGCATATTGATCATTCTGCGAGAGTTATGAAAATAATAACATGGAATAGATCCTTCAGAAGCATGCAAAATGGTGATGATGGGAAGGATGAATTTGAAAATGATGAAGAGGAGACGCTGGCAACTGTCATAGACAAAATTTTAGCCTGGGAGAAAAAGCTGTATGACGAAGTGAAGGTGACGTTTTTTTGATTATTACTAATTTGAGCTTTTATGTTCTGAAGTAGTTTTTAATTAAGTTTATGATGATTTACTGAAACAACCAATGTTGGCTAAGATGATACTTCTAGCCTTCTTTCTGAAGTACAAAAGAGTTGTAGAGACAAATAATCTACCACCTTATACATCAAATAATACCTATCAATCCACATCAACCACATGCAGAATTCTGTCTGGTCACGTCCCCAGAAGTATTCGGtaatttttcttgaggaaagatgTTCTGATTTTTATGCTCTTTATTAGGGTAGAAAATGAAGATATTGATGGGTGGCATATGCCTCACATGTCATATATTTATTCTACGTGCTCCCACTGGACATGGTGATTGCGATGGCACTGAGCATGCTGCATCTCTTCCATTCTCCACCCCCTCGCCCCAGGCTGTGTCATGCCATGCATCCCCTCCCTGGTTTCTTTATCATGGTGGTGGTAGAGCTCGAAGCCATTTCCAAGACGTGGCCCCTCCAAATAAGACACCATATCTGTGATTGTTGTCAATGAATAAGATGTGCGCGAGCGAAGCAGATATCCAGAACTTGGACTTGGACATTTTGTAGATGAAGAATTGTGTTTTCTGTAGTGCAACTGGTCATTTCACCAGATCATTCTTTTTGCCTCTGTAAGGTCGCTAGCTTCCAAGTTTGAGGCCCACCAGTAAGAGAGGTTTTTTGATGATGAATCGATGAGAGGAGGATAGAAGACAAGCCCTAACTGTGGAGCCAGATTCTCATTTCACATATCTGTGGGACCCACATGCGGGTTCTTTTAGGGACAACACGGTGAAATAGGGCTTGATGCAATGTGTAAAATTTCAGGTTCAACCTGGTGTTAAGTGGGTATTGTTGCAAATCCGGGTGTAATGCAACATACATGGCGTTCCCCCTAGTCCCCTAGTGTTACGTGCATTTTTTGCTGCAATGGTTATTTTGTTAGGACAAGCCTATATTTCTTGAAACATATTGTTGTGATTAGCCGAGTCTTTTTTTTTGTATTAATGTGTTTGATTACGACATGGAGCAGGCGAAGTTGATGGATATACctagttttttctgtcatggagctTTTGTTTGAACTAGCATAGAAGCACCTCACAACTATGGTAGGAGTAGTTAGTCTACATGTTTTAAGACAATAAAGCTGTCAATATCCAGCAGTTGGTATGTGCTGTGAGAAATCTTTTCTGAATTAAAACAAGCCTGAACTGCgaagtcagctaaagatcaatagcATACTGCACCAGTTCATGTTGTCCGTTTAGTTCTCAATTTTTACCTGCTACCCTCTAATACAGCTTATATGTTTCAATTGCACAGACTGGTGAGATTATGAAGCTTGAGTATCAGCGGAAGGTTGCTTTGTTAAATAGACAAAAGAGAAACAATGCTGCTGTTGATGTTCTGGAGAAAACTAAAGCTGCTGTAACCCATTTGCATACAAGATACATAGTT encodes:
- the LOC119342062 gene encoding protein ALTERED PHOSPHATE STARVATION RESPONSE 1-like, with the protein product MGCAQSRIENEEAVARCKERRQFMKAAVAARNAFAAAHSAYAFSLRDTGAALSEFAHGEGVPPPPAAESSKAARLSAGGAGAPKSGAAAVASADAAVEEVMPPPPPLDSLPPPPPPLPEFSPSPAKIHRSMSMPMPPKDVARGRGPAMLHGDSIREEDDEADMEEEEDEEDDARLDDRRRRLRHRQQAPPVSPPPPETPVTPQPPPPPPPPPPPPLDPKTGVDTWDYFFSMEEGMASIATEDEEIIPEPEDEKYVPASPPRPPSSPPPQAVVPPREEYDEEEPRTPEMVTPPPSLPPKAPGQSKKKKGKGKGKGKNKSVHHQHTESAPPVTVVGGWGKAGKVVPAEVPRVDLLQVLAEIDDRFLKASESAGEVSKALEANRMHYHSNFADTRGHIDHSARVMKIITWNRSFRSMQNGDDGKDEFENDEEETLATVIDKILAWEKKLYDEVKTGEIMKLEYQRKVALLNRQKRNNAAVDVLEKTKAAVTHLHTRYIVDMQSMDSTVSEIQHLRDNQLYPKLLDLADRLAKMWEDMHMHHANQLKTVLDLKSVDISDSSIETSAHHHSHTRQLHDIVDKWNTNFSDLMSYQKEYINALYSWLKLNLIPIESSLKEKVASPPRVQQPPVKALLQAWNEQLAKLPDDLARHAIVSFRAVLETILGVQDEELKKKEACEQIHKEYVRKARAFEEWYHKHGQRRTFDDPESGEGTSQKDAISEKRFAVESLKSKLDNEVEAHNKLSKQVREKSLSILRAHLPELFRALTDFSHATADMHSKLRLNALMQDQGSGNN